In Stomatohabitans albus, one genomic interval encodes:
- a CDS encoding response regulator transcription factor: MFLQPNARTPISVIMLVKDHSETSSLGATLSEQDIHIVAQVRSAKEANQGIRTHHPDIVFVEMNLAITTGPAAVSLIKTAHPDTCVVAWSSEVSHQSLGQMIQAGASGYIVTTTSPEEIRALLERAIKGEHVYSQDVVTLLERALPPIQYHDQNCYRKLKPNEREAVDLIILGLSNDEIAAYVGNTASWVKQRVRNACKQYGVDTRVELAVAALREGVDPFNNEQYGPLTHRYRCLEDEDNTACPATDDQVPTVEAIDTPDVSEMPDEDPEAVLERKRHSIELLLDEEW, encoded by the coding sequence ATGTTTCTACAACCAAATGCACGTACCCCGATATCTGTGATCATGCTTGTCAAGGACCACAGTGAAACGTCGTCTTTAGGTGCGACGCTGTCCGAGCAAGATATCCACATCGTGGCTCAGGTGAGAAGTGCCAAAGAGGCCAATCAGGGAATTCGCACACACCACCCCGATATCGTGTTTGTAGAAATGAATCTGGCGATAACGACGGGGCCAGCTGCGGTGTCATTGATTAAAACAGCTCACCCCGATACGTGTGTGGTGGCCTGGAGTAGTGAAGTATCACACCAATCCTTAGGCCAGATGATTCAGGCGGGTGCAAGCGGGTATATCGTCACAACGACAAGCCCTGAAGAAATACGCGCGCTGTTAGAGCGTGCTATCAAAGGTGAACATGTCTACAGTCAAGATGTCGTGACCCTGTTAGAGCGAGCCTTGCCGCCCATTCAGTACCACGACCAGAACTGTTATCGCAAGCTCAAACCGAATGAACGAGAAGCGGTTGATTTAATCATCTTGGGTTTATCGAATGATGAGATCGCCGCATATGTTGGTAACACTGCCTCATGGGTGAAACAGCGGGTTCGAAATGCCTGCAAACAATATGGCGTGGATACCCGTGTAGAGCTTGCGGTAGCGGCACTTCGTGAAGGAGTTGACCCATTCAATAATGAGCAGTACGGGCCATTAACTCACCGGTATCGCTGCCTTGAAGACGAAGATAATACGGCCTGCCCTGCAACCGATGACCAGGTGCCAACCGTTGAAGCTATTGATACGCCTGATGTATCTGAGATGCCTGACGAAGACCCAGAAGCCGTGTTAGAACGCAAACGCCATTCCATTGAGCTGCTCCTCGATGAAGAATGGTAA
- the groL gene encoding chaperonin GroEL (60 kDa chaperone family; promotes refolding of misfolded polypeptides especially under stressful conditions; forms two stacked rings of heptamers to form a barrel-shaped 14mer; ends can be capped by GroES; misfolded proteins enter the barrel where they are refolded when GroES binds), translating to MAKILKFHEEARRALESGVNQLADAVKVTLGPKGRNVVIDKKWGSPTITKDGVTVAREIELEDTYENMGAQLVKEVATKTNDVAGDGTTTATVLAQAMVKEGLRNVAAGANPTMVQRGMQKAVEQVVAAIGEAAREIETHEEIASVASISANNDPSVGSVIAEAMEKVGKDGVITVEESQTFGLELDLVEGMQFDKGYISPYMVTDTDRMEAVLENPYILIVNSKIGSVQDLLPVLEKVMQASRPLLIVAEDVEGEALATLVVNKIRGTFSSVAVKAPGFGDRRKAMLQDIAILTGGQVISEEVGLKLDNATLDLLGTARKVTVSKDNTVIVEGGGQQSDIDARVKQIKAEIENTDSDWDREKLQERLAKLSGGVAVVKVGAATEVEMKETKHRIEDALSATRAAVEEGIVGGGGTALLQASKSLDGLDLGGDYQTGVNIVRAALSAPLYWIAQNAGLEGAVVVEKVRELPVGHGLNALTEEYGDMIKFGVVDPAKVTRSALQNASSVASLLLTTETLIADKPEPPAAGGAGGHDHDMGMGGGMGF from the coding sequence ATGGCAAAAATTTTGAAGTTCCACGAAGAAGCTCGTCGCGCCCTTGAGAGCGGTGTCAACCAGCTTGCCGATGCGGTAAAGGTCACCTTGGGCCCTAAGGGTCGCAACGTTGTGATTGATAAAAAGTGGGGGAGCCCCACAATCACGAAGGACGGTGTCACCGTTGCTCGTGAGATTGAGCTTGAAGACACCTATGAAAACATGGGTGCACAGCTCGTCAAGGAAGTTGCTACCAAGACCAACGACGTTGCTGGTGACGGTACAACCACGGCAACGGTGCTTGCACAGGCCATGGTCAAAGAAGGTCTGCGTAACGTTGCCGCAGGCGCGAACCCCACGATGGTTCAGCGTGGTATGCAAAAGGCCGTTGAACAGGTTGTAGCTGCCATTGGTGAAGCTGCCCGCGAGATTGAAACCCACGAAGAAATCGCATCAGTTGCTTCCATCTCTGCCAACAATGACCCAAGCGTTGGTTCAGTCATCGCTGAAGCGATGGAGAAGGTTGGTAAGGACGGTGTGATCACTGTTGAAGAGAGCCAGACCTTTGGCTTGGAACTCGACCTTGTTGAAGGTATGCAGTTTGACAAGGGTTACATCAGCCCATACATGGTGACTGACACCGACCGTATGGAAGCCGTTCTGGAAAACCCATACATTCTGATCGTCAACTCCAAGATCGGTAGCGTCCAAGACCTCCTTCCCGTCCTGGAAAAGGTCATGCAGGCCAGCCGTCCACTGTTGATTGTTGCTGAAGACGTTGAAGGCGAAGCACTTGCCACCCTCGTCGTGAACAAGATTCGCGGCACCTTCTCCAGCGTTGCCGTCAAGGCTCCTGGCTTTGGTGATCGTCGTAAGGCCATGTTGCAAGACATCGCCATCTTGACTGGTGGCCAGGTCATCAGCGAAGAGGTCGGCTTGAAGCTCGACAACGCCACGTTGGACCTGCTTGGTACCGCCCGCAAGGTCACCGTCTCCAAGGACAACACCGTCATCGTTGAAGGTGGCGGACAGCAGAGCGATATCGATGCCCGCGTCAAGCAGATTAAGGCTGAGATCGAGAACACGGATTCCGACTGGGATCGTGAAAAGCTGCAAGAACGTCTTGCTAAGCTGAGCGGCGGCGTTGCCGTGGTCAAGGTTGGTGCGGCTACCGAAGTTGAAATGAAGGAAACGAAGCACCGCATCGAAGATGCCTTGAGCGCTACCCGCGCTGCGGTTGAAGAAGGCATCGTTGGTGGTGGCGGTACCGCCCTGTTGCAGGCCTCCAAGTCTCTTGATGGCCTTGACTTGGGTGGTGACTACCAGACTGGTGTGAACATTGTCCGCGCTGCCTTGAGTGCTCCGCTGTACTGGATTGCACAGAATGCCGGCCTTGAAGGCGCCGTCGTCGTTGAAAAGGTACGTGAATTGCCGGTTGGCCATGGTTTGAACGCGCTGACCGAAGAGTACGGCGACATGATTAAGTTCGGTGTCGTTGACCCTGCAAAGGTAACCCGTTCAGCGTTACAGAACGCATCTTCTGTCGCCAGCTTGTTGCTGACCACTGAAACGTTGATTGCCGATAAGCCTGAACCGCCTGCGGCAGGTGGTGCTGGCGGCCATGATCACGATATGGGTATGGGTGGTGGCATGGGCTTCTAA
- a CDS encoding SCP2 sterol-binding domain-containing protein: MAETNQTESGQPAQHVGGSSRFHDPLGANQSRWTSGQETGRITPYCFASDEWIDAWVRAFNANPKAVALCQRLLGRWRFEVERDRTGPGGVWDVVVDVDGARLVAVDAHQDSAADLRGHVRASHDRWHRLLNGSADLRMSILTRRVHVTGDLKELRTIAKQLLDAGFSVKTVPTMFLCGN; encoded by the coding sequence GTGGCCGAAACTAACCAAACCGAATCTGGTCAACCTGCCCAACACGTTGGGGGGTCGTCTCGTTTTCATGACCCGTTAGGGGCCAATCAGTCTCGGTGGACGTCTGGCCAGGAAACGGGACGGATTACACCTTATTGTTTTGCGTCTGATGAGTGGATTGATGCGTGGGTGCGTGCCTTTAATGCCAACCCGAAGGCGGTGGCGTTGTGCCAGCGATTGTTGGGGCGGTGGCGGTTTGAGGTGGAACGTGACCGTACCGGCCCTGGAGGGGTATGGGATGTGGTCGTTGATGTTGACGGGGCACGGCTGGTGGCTGTCGATGCACACCAAGACTCCGCCGCAGACCTGCGTGGGCATGTGCGGGCAAGCCACGACCGTTGGCATCGCCTGTTAAATGGCAGTGCAGATTTACGCATGAGTATTTTGACGAGGCGGGTGCACGTGACGGGGGATCTAAAAGAACTCCGCACGATTGCCAAACAACTACTGGACGCTGGGTTCAGCGTGAAAACAGTTCCCACGATGTTTCTGTGCGGAAACTAA
- a CDS encoding DUF4916 domain-containing protein, protein MQGNDILSSQPAWLDEAELAGIRSKMPLIYVEAVPVRIDHLGRVERVGLLLTPQADGRLARAIVSGRVLYGERVRDALWRHLSKDLGPDSDPQIPADPSPFTVVEYFPDDRSGFTDPRQHAVSLVFLVPISGEVAPSESSLAFSWLTVEEACSITIASEMSGGQDRIIRMAMAHAGVLP, encoded by the coding sequence ATGCAAGGGAACGACATTCTTTCGAGCCAGCCTGCGTGGCTAGATGAAGCCGAATTAGCTGGTATCCGTTCAAAAATGCCGCTGATCTATGTTGAGGCTGTTCCTGTTCGTATCGACCATCTTGGTCGTGTAGAACGGGTGGGCCTCCTCCTCACCCCCCAAGCCGACGGTCGCCTTGCCCGCGCCATTGTGAGCGGTCGGGTGCTCTATGGTGAACGGGTCCGTGATGCCCTCTGGCGCCACCTCAGTAAAGACCTTGGCCCCGATTCAGACCCCCAGATTCCGGCCGACCCATCACCGTTTACCGTTGTCGAGTATTTTCCCGATGACCGTTCTGGGTTCACTGATCCACGTCAACACGCGGTCAGTCTCGTGTTCCTTGTCCCTATTAGTGGTGAAGTTGCGCCGAGTGAGTCATCACTGGCCTTTTCCTGGCTGACCGTAGAGGAAGCCTGCTCGATCACCATTGCAAGTGAGATGAGCGGTGGTCAAGACCGCATCATTCGTATGGCTATGGCCCACGCTGGTGTCCTGCCCTAA
- a CDS encoding UDP-glucose/GDP-mannose dehydrogenase family protein: MTRSLSVVVLGIGHVGLVTVATLASLGHQVVGFDVNPDVIAQVGAGDIHFYEPGLADLLQEGVQAGHLRFSSDPADAIAGADIAMICVGTPSEPAMNGEDGLDLSMVKAAAQTVITHATQPVVIVEKSTVPPGTGDRIEDLVALHGKGDLITVASNPEFLREGQAVADTLRPDRIVVGANDEHTHQVLADLYAPQLAVHPSAYVATDRVTAEITKQASNAFLALKISFINEVAALCEHVGADITTVADGMGHDPRIGRAFLNAGIGYGGSCFPKDVSGLSAVYESHHLPETTISGAHWVNEEAKRWPVKTLAKALWSIKGTTIAVLGASFKPHTDDIRESVAMYVVEQLLAQGAHVRLTDPVALPRVQADTLLCDYGVIDDQALAGAVVFDESDQDAENPGLGFLEPYVHQDNEQGKLELVDTPQAAIEGADAVLLATEWPEYAALNPDDIAQWLRTPVVVDGRIQWDGAAFEDAGLRFYQVGRRGRN; the protein is encoded by the coding sequence ATGACACGATCTCTCTCGGTAGTGGTGTTAGGCATTGGCCACGTTGGGCTCGTCACGGTGGCTACGCTGGCATCATTAGGACATCAGGTTGTTGGGTTCGATGTGAATCCTGATGTGATTGCACAAGTTGGTGCTGGTGACATTCATTTTTATGAACCTGGCCTGGCCGATTTACTTCAAGAGGGCGTGCAAGCAGGTCATCTACGGTTTTCCAGTGATCCCGCTGATGCGATTGCCGGTGCTGACATTGCGATGATTTGTGTGGGTACACCGTCTGAGCCAGCCATGAATGGTGAAGACGGCCTCGACCTCAGCATGGTCAAAGCGGCGGCTCAAACAGTGATTACCCATGCCACACAGCCGGTGGTGATTGTTGAAAAGTCAACGGTGCCTCCGGGAACGGGTGATCGTATTGAGGATCTTGTAGCCCTCCATGGGAAGGGCGACCTGATTACGGTTGCGTCCAATCCCGAATTCTTGCGTGAGGGGCAGGCGGTGGCGGATACCTTACGTCCTGACCGCATTGTGGTTGGGGCCAACGATGAGCACACTCACCAGGTCCTTGCAGACCTCTATGCCCCACAACTTGCCGTACATCCCAGTGCCTATGTGGCCACCGACCGCGTGACTGCCGAGATTACGAAACAGGCATCTAACGCGTTCTTGGCGTTAAAAATCTCATTTATCAACGAGGTGGCGGCCCTCTGTGAGCACGTTGGGGCAGACATCACCACGGTGGCTGATGGCATGGGCCATGACCCGCGCATTGGGCGTGCCTTTCTTAATGCCGGTATCGGCTATGGCGGGTCGTGTTTTCCCAAGGATGTGAGTGGGTTGTCTGCGGTCTACGAATCGCACCATCTCCCTGAAACCACCATAAGTGGCGCCCATTGGGTGAATGAAGAAGCAAAGCGCTGGCCGGTTAAAACCCTTGCCAAGGCGCTGTGGTCAATTAAGGGCACGACGATAGCGGTGTTAGGGGCGTCCTTTAAACCCCATACCGATGACATTCGTGAGTCGGTCGCCATGTATGTGGTTGAGCAACTCTTGGCACAAGGAGCCCATGTTCGCTTGACTGATCCAGTGGCCTTGCCACGGGTGCAGGCCGATACGTTGCTGTGTGATTATGGGGTGATTGACGATCAAGCCCTTGCGGGTGCGGTTGTCTTTGATGAATCCGATCAGGATGCTGAAAACCCCGGCCTGGGATTTCTTGAGCCGTATGTTCATCAAGATAATGAGCAGGGCAAGCTGGAATTAGTTGATACCCCACAAGCCGCAATTGAAGGTGCTGACGCGGTGCTGTTGGCAACCGAATGGCCAGAATATGCGGCGCTCAATCCGGATGATATTGCCCAATGGTTACGCACCCCGGTGGTTGTGGATGGGCGTATTCAATGGGACGGGGCCGCATTTGAAGACGCTGGACTTCGTTTCTATCAGGTAGGTCGTCGTGGCCGAAACTAA
- a CDS encoding GuaB3 family IMP dehydrogenase-related protein: MTTAQVQIGIGKSGRRAYGFDDIAIVPTRRTRDPEDIDISWQIDAYRFDLPCLGSAMDGAMSPASAIAMGKLGGLGVLNLEGLWTKYEDPQPLFDEIAQLDNASATKRMQEIYAAPVQPELIGVRVKEMKDAGITTAASLTPQNVEKWHHHALEAGLDILVIQGTVVSAEHVSKTSDPLDLVDFISRYDIPVIVGGTASYSAALHLMRTGAAGILVGVGPGNACTTRGVLGIGVPQATAIADAAGARSRHLEETGRYVHVIADGGMRTGGDVSKAIACGADAVMLGSPLSRAAEAPGQGKHWGMATFHPDLPRGARVEVGTIGTMEQILTGPATENDGTRNLFGALRTSMATCGYETIKEFQRAEVMVAPALQSEGKTYQKAQGIGMGNR, from the coding sequence ATGACCACTGCTCAGGTCCAAATTGGCATCGGTAAATCTGGCCGCCGCGCGTACGGCTTTGACGATATTGCGATTGTTCCCACTCGTCGTACCCGTGACCCCGAAGATATTGACATTAGCTGGCAAATTGATGCCTACCGCTTTGACCTGCCATGTTTGGGCAGCGCGATGGATGGGGCAATGAGCCCGGCTAGTGCGATTGCGATGGGCAAACTCGGCGGGTTGGGTGTGTTGAACCTTGAAGGGCTGTGGACAAAGTATGAAGATCCTCAGCCTCTTTTTGATGAGATTGCGCAACTGGACAACGCATCGGCTACCAAGCGCATGCAAGAGATTTATGCCGCACCCGTGCAGCCTGAGCTTATTGGGGTTCGGGTGAAGGAAATGAAGGACGCCGGTATTACAACCGCGGCTTCATTAACGCCTCAGAATGTTGAGAAGTGGCACCACCACGCCCTTGAGGCTGGCTTGGACATTTTGGTTATCCAGGGCACGGTAGTCAGTGCCGAGCACGTGTCAAAAACATCTGACCCGCTTGACCTTGTTGACTTTATTAGCCGGTACGACATTCCGGTGATTGTGGGTGGCACGGCTAGCTATTCTGCGGCCCTGCACTTGATGCGTACCGGCGCTGCCGGCATTTTGGTCGGGGTTGGTCCGGGTAATGCCTGCACAACCCGTGGGGTGTTGGGTATCGGGGTACCCCAGGCGACGGCCATTGCTGACGCGGCAGGGGCGCGGAGCCGCCACCTCGAAGAAACTGGCCGCTATGTGCATGTGATCGCTGACGGCGGGATGCGCACCGGTGGTGACGTGTCAAAGGCCATTGCTTGTGGTGCTGACGCGGTGATGTTGGGGAGTCCGCTGAGTCGTGCGGCTGAGGCGCCTGGCCAGGGCAAGCACTGGGGGATGGCTACCTTCCACCCGGATTTGCCGCGTGGGGCGCGTGTTGAGGTTGGCACCATTGGCACGATGGAACAGATTTTGACTGGTCCGGCGACGGAAAATGATGGTACGCGCAACCTGTTTGGGGCGTTGCGGACTTCAATGGCGACGTGCGGGTATGAAACGATTAAAGAGTTCCAGCGTGCTGAGGTGATGGTGGCGCCTGCCTTGCAGAGTGAAGGCAAGACCTACCAGAAGGCCCAAGGTATCGGGATGGGTAACCGCTAA
- a CDS encoding response regulator transcription factor: MSRSISVVMLDDDDFIMQSMAKLLSLYDINVVAQTTSVEDTINQISRQSPDIVFVDVMMPIIDGPIAVALIKQRFPDTRIIAMTTLNSQEALKSMIDAGVMGYIMKGADPEEISNLLDRAMSGDRVYSQGAVALMEQSLPDIRDKDARIYNTLSATQQRVVRMVIKGYSNEQIASELHLGLSAVKQHVRKSCEKYGVTTRVQLAVTAIREGVDPFTG; encoded by the coding sequence ATGAGTCGTTCCATCTCCGTTGTCATGCTCGACGATGATGATTTCATCATGCAGAGCATGGCAAAACTGCTGTCCCTATATGACATCAATGTCGTGGCGCAAACCACTTCAGTTGAAGACACTATTAATCAGATTAGCCGACAATCGCCCGACATTGTGTTCGTCGATGTCATGATGCCCATTATTGACGGTCCCATTGCCGTGGCCTTAATCAAGCAGCGCTTCCCCGATACTCGGATCATCGCGATGACCACGCTGAACTCTCAAGAAGCCCTGAAATCAATGATTGATGCGGGTGTCATGGGATACATCATGAAAGGCGCCGATCCTGAAGAAATCAGCAACCTGTTAGACCGGGCGATGTCTGGTGATCGGGTGTACTCCCAAGGTGCGGTGGCCTTAATGGAGCAGTCCTTGCCGGATATCCGTGACAAGGATGCCCGTATTTACAACACGCTGAGCGCCACCCAACAACGGGTAGTCCGTATGGTGATTAAGGGGTACAGCAACGAGCAGATTGCGTCTGAACTCCATCTTGGACTCTCGGCGGTGAAGCAGCATGTGCGTAAGTCCTGTGAGAAATACGGTGTGACCACCCGTGTTCAGTTAGCGGTAACGGCTATCCGAGAAGGGGTCGACCCGTTCACCGGATAA